A stretch of Argiope bruennichi chromosome 10, qqArgBrue1.1, whole genome shotgun sequence DNA encodes these proteins:
- the LOC129989449 gene encoding zinc finger protein 883-like, whose protein sequence is MTPATKKHFICNTLGMEFSEKKALSQHFRTDAKEKLHTCSICYREFSHTEEKGYSCDICSERFSRESDFDERFCSETNEKRCCCNVCGREFSSSETLKTHSLTHTSECSCDVSSKELPHKFVLNTPYNSQSNEKPYSCDVCNEQFIEEVHLNEHYRTHTNEKLYSCDVCNKRFNEEGHLNEHYRTHTNEKLYSCDVCNKRFNEEGHLNEHYRTHTNEKPYTCAVCGKVYSLKSSLDCHFRSHSNEKPYSCEICGKPFSRKSYLRQHYRFHTNEKPYSCDVCSKKFSLKCTFKKHYNSHTNNKPFSCYVCGKQFFQKYRLDEHYRTHTKEKPYSCSICGKAFSQTNALRYHYRIHTKEKPYSCDVCSKEFSVQSAFEKHSLSHINEKSYSCNVCSEQFSQKSALKKHCLSHRNVKLFSCDVCCKQFLKKNNLNRHYRTHTKENLYSCNICGKEFFHENSLGIHYRIHTNEKLYSCDVCRKEFSQKCALKKHYRSHINEKNYSCNVCNKQFTEKSHLKEHYRTHKNEKTYTCAICGKVYSLKSSLDCHFRSHSNEKPYSCEICLKSFSRKSSLNPHYRIHSNEKPYSCDLCSKTFSLKCVLKKHYRSHTNNKPFSCDVCGKQFSQKYHLDQHYRTHTKEKPYSCSICGKAFSQTNGLRYHYRIHTKEKPYSCDVCSEKFSYKGALNKHCLSHTNDKLFL, encoded by the coding sequence ATGACTCCAGCAACTAAGAAACATTTCATTTGCAATACTTTAGGTATGGAATTTTCTGAGAAAAAGGCTTTAAGTCAGCATTTTAGAACAGACGCGAAAGAAAAACTTCATACGTGCAGTATTTGCTATAGAGAATTTTCGCATACAGAAGAAAAAGGATATTCCTGTGACATATGCAGTGAGCGATTTTCTCGAGAATCTGATTTCGATGAACGTTTTTGctctgaaacaaatgaaaaacgGTGTTGTTGTAATGTATGTGGAAGAGAATTTTCCAGCAGTGAAACTTTAAAGACACATTCTTTAACTCATACAAGTGAATGTTCTTGTGATGTCAGTAGTAAGGAGTTACcgcacaaatttgttttaaatacaccTTACAATTCTCAATCAAATGAAAAGCCATATTCTTGCGATGTATGCAATGAACAATTTATTGAGGAAGttcatttaaatgaacattatcggactcatacaaatgaaaaactcTATTCTTGTGATGTATGCAATAAACGGTTTAATGAAGAAGGTCATTTAAATGAACATTACCGgactcatacaaatgaaaaactcTATTCTTGTGATGTATGCAATAAACGGTTTAATGAGGAAGGTCATTTAAATGAACACTATCGgactcatacaaatgaaaagccGTATACATGTGCTGTGTGTGGTAAAGTATATTCTCTCAAAAGTAGTTTGGATTGTCATTTTCGATCTCATTCAAATGAGAAGCCCTATTCTTGCGAAATATGCGGGAAACCGTTTTCTCGAAAAAGTTATTTACGTCAACATTATCGttttcatacaaatgaaaaaccttaTTCTTGTGACGTATGTAGTAAAAAGTTTTCTCTGAAATGTACTTTTAAGAAGCATTACAATTCTCATACAAATAATAAACCCTTTTCTTGTTACGTATGTGGTAAACAGTTTTTTCAGAAATATCGTTTAGATGAACATTATCGAACTCATACCAAAGAAAAACCTTATTCATGCAGTATATGTGGTAAAGCATTTTCTCAGACAAATGCTTTGAGATATCATTATcgtattcatacaaaagaaaaaccctATTCTTGTGATGTATGTAGTAAAGAGTTTTCTGTGCAATCTGCTTTTGAAAAGCATTCCCTTTCTCATATAAATGAAAAGTCCTATTCTTGCAATGTATGTAGTGAACAGTTTTCTCAGAAAAGTGCTTTAAAGAAGCATTGCCTTTCTCATAGAAATGTCAAGCTTTTTTCTTGTGATGTATGCTGtaaacaatttttgaagaaaaataatttaaataggcATTATCGAactcatacaaaagaaaatctttattcttgtaatatatgtggtaaagaattttttcacGAAAATAGTTTAGGTATTCATTATCGtattcatacaaatgaaaaactttattcttGTGACGTATGTCGTAAAGAGTTTTCTCAGAAATGtgctttaaaaaagcattaccgttctcatataaatgaaaaaaactattcttGTAATGTATGCAATAAACAGTTTACTGAGAAAAGTCATTTAAAGGAGCATTATCGGactcataaaaatgaaaagacgTATACATGTGCTATATGTGGTAAAGTATATTCTCTCAAAAGTAGTTTGGATTGTCATTTTCGATCGCATTCAAATGAGAAGCCCTATTCTTGCGAAATATGCTTGAAATCTTTTTCTCGAAAAAGTTCTTTAAATCCACATTATCgtattcattcaaatgaaaaaccTTATTCTTGTGATCTATGTAGTAAAACGTTTTCTCTGAAGTGTGTTTTAAAGAAGCATTACCGTTCTCATACAAATAATAAACCCTTTTCTTGTGACGTATGTGGTAAACAGTTTTCTCAGAAATATCATTTAGATCAACATTATCGAACTCATACCAAAGAAAAACCTTATTCATGCAGTATATGTGGTAAAGCATTTTCTCAGACAAATGGTTTGAGATATCATTATcgtattcatacaaaagaaaaaccttattcttgtgatgtatgtagtgaaaaattttcttataaaggtGCTTTAAACAAACATTGCCTTTCTCATACAAATGATAAACTGTTCTTGTGA